The Carassius carassius chromosome 37, fCarCar2.1, whole genome shotgun sequence genomic sequence AGGAGCGTCAGTATAACTGTGCAAGCATCCCTGAGCCTGATACTCAAAGAGGACATGGACTGCCTCACGCGGGGCACCTGCTCGGAAAAGGGCAATCTGCCTCATGTGAGCCCCCACCGTTACCCCTGTCTCCTGCCACCCCTCCGGCTGCATCGTCCGCCTGCAATCAAGCCACCCCGGAGCATCCCAACAGCTCAGCTTCTGCCAAACAACCCGTAGTGTACCCCTGGATGAAGAAAATTCACGTCAGCACCGGTAGGCAACTTGAGCGCATTTCTCT encodes the following:
- the LOC132118433 gene encoding homeobox protein Hox-C4a isoform X2 — translated: MIMSSYLMDSNYIDPKFPPCEEYSQNSYIPEHSPEYYSRARDSGYQHHHQELYPPRASYQERQYNCASIPEPDTQRGHGLPHAGHLLGKGQSASCEPPPLPLSPATPPAASSACNQATPEHPNSSASAKQPVVYPWMKKIHVSTG